The following proteins come from a genomic window of Girardinichthys multiradiatus isolate DD_20200921_A chromosome 8, DD_fGirMul_XY1, whole genome shotgun sequence:
- the LOC124872114 gene encoding uncharacterized protein LOC124872114, which translates to MYKPNKTILLVGETGRGKPALINSLVNYSIGVKFEDGVRFQIVEEEERSQSESQNLDVVVYEIFGFKNQTMPFSLTIIDTPGYGDTRGIQHDDEVSQKLFSLFQSKDIVHELHAVGLVMKADDNVVGDRLKYIFNSVVSLFGAENSVALITHSDGMPPHDVLEALEKANIGCLKENKNEMIYFVFNNQQKTQRTHKNAFGLEMAWRVAMTGLTAFTRFLTTTQPKNLTAMFEVLAERARLAACVQNLQDRIRFTELKQRDVHLIPEDLNKQGEERKTEQFTVTVTEAFKDTEPIRTGPSGQVFEAAVCCPICEENCHYPGCTMGLGPQQCEVMKDGNCTSCSNKCPASYHVKDNLKYVIRTRKVQLTERAVAQKFKHNQGMSPSQWSLSQNLLKQMDQLSAEKLHLLDQAYHHVVRLDQIRSVTVNFGSTHVLLDFLIKKMKEKGDEAKLKKLEEINNKMDDRTRAALLGKMRCITSAHEEIISDSFPVHPGPPAVYQLRTKKEKFGTLTRVSVGQKDAKKPNRNILLVGETGAGKSTLINVLLNYSMGVQFEDEVWFQITEEEERRYQIESQTSDVIIYDIFESHTLPFSLTIIDTPGFGNSRGIEKDVTVRERLMDLFQSNDGVHELHAVGLVMKANENRLNDRLMYICDSVMSLFGKNMEKNIVVLVTHSDGTTPENVLQALEATKTKCARDEKNQPVHFLLGGKQTLKRDTTEKAAALKYSWEFSYKQLSHLSQYLTRSKPQTLVTTIEVLNDRIKLTACIQNLQERIQLIDLKQTEIRRMREALKNHEEEMKRNIKFTVEVDEVYQHQQHFNGGMWGLVFYNAAVSCFHCKRTCHYPCTMAWSPDSCQVMIDGFCTVCRCHASAHVKQEWRYNSRTRRVQKTLEDVKRRYETNKAECKKKSGLLESLETESRKLSAERSQLTDEAYYHVVRLEQIALREDSLSTCILLDVLIDQIKQKKDTWKVQKLEEMRSRMDEDKRRLGLLYMASAFSDSKKKKGRF; encoded by the exons ATGTACAAACCCAATAAAACCATTTTGCTTGTTGGTGAGACAGGAAGAGGAAAACCTGCTCTGATCAACTCTCTGGTGAACTACAGCATTGGAGTGAAGTTTGAGGATGGAGTGAGGTTCCAGattgtggaggaggaggagagaagtCAGTCAGAGAGTCAGAACTTAGATGTGGTTGTCTATGAGATCTTTGGGTTTAAAAATCAAACTATGCCGTTCTCTTTGACCATCATCGATACTCCTGGATATGGAGACACCAGAGGGATCCAACATGATGATGAAGTCAGTCAAAAGTTATTCAGCTTGTTTCAGTCAAAGGATATAGTTCATGAACTTCATGCAGTGGGTCTGGTGATGAAGGCCGATGATAATGTAGTCGGGGATCGACTGAAGTACATCTTTAATTCAGTCGTTTCTCTGTTTGGGGCAGAAAACTCTGTAGCTCTGATTACACACTCTGATGGAATGCCACCACATGATGTCCTTGAAGCCCTAGAAAAGGCAAATATTGGAtgtttaaaggaaaacaaaaatgagatgATTTACTTTGTGTTCAACAACCAACAGAAGACACAGAGAACTCACAAAAATGCCTTTGGCTTGGAGATGGCTTGGAGAGTAGCAATGACTGGACTAACTGCATTTACAAGGTTCCTCACGACAACCCAACCCAAAAACCTGACAGCAATGTTTGAAGTGTTGGCAGAACGGGCCAGACTGGCAGCCTGTGTCCAAAACCTACAGGACAGAATCCGATTCACTGAATTAAAGCAAAGAGATGTTCATCTGATTCCAGAGGATCTcaacaaacaaggagaagaaagGAAAACCGAGCAGTTCACTGTTACAGTTACTGAAGCCTTCAAAGACACAGAACCAATCCGAACAGGACCGTCTGGGCAGGTCTTTGAAGCCGCTGTCTGCTGTCCGATCTGTGAGGAAAACTGTCACTATCCTGGATGTACAATGGGCTTAGGTCCACAACAGTGTGAAGTCATGAAAGATGGAAACTGTACTTCATGCAGCAACAAGTGTCCTGCATCATATCATGTTAAAGACAACCTGAAGTAtgtgatcagaaccagaaaagtCCAACTCACAGAAAGAGCAGTGGCACAGAAGTTTAAACACAATCAGGGAATGAGTCCAAGCCAGTGGAGCCTTTCTCAAAATCTTTTGAAACAAATGGACCAACTGTCAGCAGAGAAGTTGCACCTGTTGGATCAAGCCTACCATCATGTGGTCAGACTGGATCAGATCAGATCAGTGACAGTTAACTTTGGATCTACTCATGTTCTACTGGACTTCCTGATCAAGAAGATGAAGGAGAAGGGAGATGAAGCAAAGCTGAAGAAACTGGAGGAGATAAACAATAAGATGGATGACAGAACCAGAGCAGCTCTGCTGGGCAA GATGAGATGCATCACATCGGCTCATGAGGAGATCATCTCAGACAGTTTTCCAGTCCATCCAGGACCTCCTGCTGTCTACCAGCTGAGAACAAAGAAAGAGAAGTTTGGGACTCTGACCAGAGTCAGTGTTGGTCAAAAAGATGCGAAGAAGCCAAATAGAAACATCTTATTAGTTGGTGAAACAGGAGCAGGAAAATCTACTCTGATCAATGTTCTGCTCAACTACAGCATGGGAGTACAGTTTGAGGATGAAGTCTGGTTTCAgatcacagaggaggaggagagaagaTATCAGATAGAAAGCCAAACTTCAGATGTGATCATCTATGACATCTTTGAAAGTCACACTCTGCCGTTCTCTCTGACCATCATTGATACTCCTGGGTTTGGAAACAGCAGAGGGATTGAAAAGGATGTTACTGTCAGAGAAAGGTTGATGGACCTGTTTCAGTCAAATGATGGAGTTCATGAACTTCATGCCGTGGGTCTGGTGATGAAGGCCAATGAGAACCGACTGAATGACCGCCTGATGTACATCTGTGACTCAGTCATGTCTCTGTTTgggaaaaacatggagaaaaacaTTGTAGTTCTGGTCACACACTCAGATGGAACAACACctgaaaatgttcttcaggcCCTTGAAGCTACAAAGACCAAATGTGCCAGAGATGAGAAGAACCAGCCTGTTCACTTCCTGCTGGGAGGTAAACAAACCTTAAAGAGAGACACAACAGAGAAAGCAGCAGCTCTGAAATACTCCTGGGAGTTCTCCTACAAACAGTTGAGCCATCTAAGCCAGTACCTCACAAGATCCAAACCCCAGACACTGGTAACAACCATAGAAGTTCTGAATGATCGGATCAAACTGACGGCCTGCATTCAGAACCTGCAGGAAAGAATCCAGCTGATAGACCTGAAACAGACAGAAATCAGACGGATGAGGGAAGCTCTGAAGAACCATGAAGAAGAGATGAAGAGGAACATAAAGTTCACTGTAGAAGTTGATGAGGTCTACCAACATCAACAGCATTTTAATGGTGGGATGTGGGGGCTGGTGTTTTACAACGCAGCTGTCTCTTGTTTTCACTGTAAGAGAACCTGTCACTATCCATGTACCATGGCCTGGTCTCCTGACTCCTGTCAGGTCATGATAGATGGTTTCTGTACCGTTTGTCGTTGTCATGCTTCAGCTCATGTGAAACAAGAGTGGAGATATAATTCCAGAACAAGGAGAGTGCAGAAGACCCTGGAAGATGTGAAGAGGAGATATGAAACCAACAAGGCAGAATGTAAGAAGAAGTCGGGTCTTTTGGAAAGTCTTGAAACGGAAAGCAGAAAACTGTCAGCAGAGAGGTCCCAGCTGACTGATGAGGCCTATTACCATGTTGTCAGACTGGAGCAGATCGCCCTCAGAGAGGATTCACTGTCCACCTGTATCCTCCTGGACGTCCTGATTGACcagataaagcagaagaaaGATACTTGGAAGGTCCAGAAACTGGAGGAGATGAGAAGCAGAATGGATGAAGATAAGAGAAGATTAGGGCTGCTATACATGGCTTCTGCATTCTCagacagtaaaaagaaaaagggaagaTTTTAG